The genomic DNA CCGATCGGTTTGATCGTCACGGCGATCGGGCTCGTAGTCGGGGCTGTCGTCGCAGCCTATGCCGCGTTCCCCGAGTTCAAAGCCGTCGTCGATGCCGCGATCAAGGCGATCGGCGAGGTCATCAAGGCGGCCTGGGAGAACGTCATCAAGCCGGCGTTCGAGGCGTTGAAGACGTTCATCGTCACGGTACTGGCCCCGGCGATCACATGGCTGTGGAACAACGTCATCGTGCCTGCGTGGAACGGCATCTCGGCGGCAGTTCAGGCAGCGTGGACGAACGTGATCCAGCCCACCCTGAAGGCGCTGGGAGAGTTCCTGAAGACCGTGGTCGGCCCGGCGATCACCTGGCTGTGGAACACGGTCATCGTCCCGGCGTGGAAGGGGATCTCCTCGGCGGTGAAGACCGCGTGGGACACCGTCATCCAGCCCGCTCTGAAGGCGCTGGGTGACTTCCTGCGCAACACGGTCGGCCCGGCCGTGACCTGGCTGTGGAATAGCGCCATCAAGCCGGCATGGGAGGGAATCGGCTCGTTCATCAAGACCGCCTGGGAGAGCGTCATCCAGCCCGCCCTGTCGGCACTGTGGAAGTTCGTGACGGAGGACATCCCGAACGGCTTCAAAAAGGGCGTCGGTCTCATCGAGGGGTTCTGGAACGGGCTCAAGGACATCGCGAAGAAGCCCGTGAACTTCGTGATCGAGACCGTGTACAACAACGGCATCGTGAAGCTGTGGAACACCGTCGCTGACGCCCTCGGGCTGAAGGACATGAAGCTCAACACGATTCCCGCGCTGGCCACAGGCGGCATCTACCCGGGCTACACCCCGGGCAAAGACATCGGCCTCGCCGCAGTGTCCGGCGGTGAAGCGATCATGCGCCCCGAGTGGACGCGCGCGGTCGGCGAGGATTACATCCACTCGGCGAACAAAGCAGCTCGCAAGGGTGGCGTCGGCGGGGTGGCCCGATTCCTCGGCGTCGCCGGAGACCCCGGATTCGCTGGCGGGTTCGCGTCCGGCGGCATCGTCGGTGACATCCTCGCCGCTGGTGTCCGTGCCGGCGCGGAGACGTTCCTCAACCCGGTCCTCGATGGCGCCGCCGCTGCGATGGGCGATTCGCCGTGGGCGAAGATGCTCGTCTCCTGGCCTAAGAAGATGGTCGGCGACGTCATCACCTTCCTGGAAGGTAAGGAGGCCGCGGCCGGCGGGCCCGGCGCGGGCAAGGCCGTCTCGTTCGCAAGAGCCCAGATCGGCAAGCCCTACCAGTGGGGCGGCACCGGTCCGGACTCATTCGACTGCTCGGGCCTGGTGATGCGGGCCTGGCAGGCTGCCGGCCGGAGCGACATCCCGCGCGTGTCGCAGGATCAGATGCAGTGGGTCAACCCGGTGGCCAAGCCCACTGCTGGTGCTCTCGGGTTTCCCCACCCGGGGCATGTGTGGATGTACTCCTCGCCGACTCGGATCATCGAGGCGCCCTACACCGGAGCGAATGTCCGCGAGGTCGCCGCCCGGTCGGCGCAGCTGGTTGGGGTTCCGCCGACGTACGACAACGGCGGCTACCTACCCCCGGGCGAGAGCCTCGTCTACAACGGCACCGGCCGGCCCGAGCCGGTGTTGACCAACCAGCAGTGGAACGCCATCCAGCAGGGTGGTGCGAGCCGTGGCGGCGATGGGTCGCTGCTGTCCATCAACGAGTTCCACGCGACCCCAGAGCAGGACCCCTACGCCATCGCGAAGGACCTGAACTTCATCATGGGGCGGCGCCGCCGCTGAGCATGACGATGGCCCCGCCTCTTCCCTTCACGAAGGAGGCGGGGCCATCTTCCCCAGCCGGGGCTACTCCCGTCGAAGGGGACCGGCCGGGAGCTCTATCTGCGGGGGATCTCGCCTCGCAGGTCGCGTAAAAACTCCGCGAAGTTCTCGTTGAAGGTCATCCAGCGCGCTGCCTCCTCCATGCTTCCGACCTCCTTAAGAGCGGCCTCGCGGAGCTTGTTGAGCTTCTTCGGATCCATGCCGCGCTTCACCGCGTCGGCGTGCATGCGGTCGATATCCTCAGGCGTCATCGGTCGGCCCCTCCCACTCCTCGTCGGTGACGTGGGGCACGCCGAGCGCGTCGGAGACGGCGTCCATGTCGGCCCGGGTGAGGTCCCAACTGCGGGCGATGGCGATAGCCACTTCGCGCGGGGTGCTCATCCGGAATCCCGGTGGTTGGCCTGGAGCTGGTTGGCCATGGTGACGACGTGGTCGAGCGCCGCTTCTACGTCGAGCACGGGGCCGTCTGACCAGCGATCTGGGGGCGTGGCGTCGGCGGTATCCCCGGCCGTAGGGTGTTGAGCCATGGTCAGGACCTCGATTCCTGATCAAGAGCCCGTCCGGCGTTCGCAGCGCCGCGGCGGGCTCGTTACGTTGAGCCACCTAGGAAGGACTGTACGTCCTACTCGTACAGCTCGTACAGCCTGTTTGATACGGACCGTATGCGCAGGTCATTAGGCCCGTCCGTAACGTGTTGCCTATGACGGTCGACCAACTCGATTCGACGCCCCTGTGGGAGCAGCTCGCCGAGATCCTGCGTCAGCGGATCCGCGCCGGCGACCTCGAACCCCGCCAGGTGCTCCCCTCCGAGTCGCAGCTGCAGCAGGAGCACGGCGTGGCCCGCGGCACGGTGCGCCGCGCCATGCGGGCTCTCGGCGAGCAGGGGTGGACGGTCACGATCCAAGGCCGCGGGACGTTCGTCGCCGAGCGGGAGAACTGGCCGGCCGAGTCGTAAGGTCCCGCCAGGGCCCAACGGGGAGTTTTTGCCGGTACCGGCAAAAATGCAGGTCACGACGAGTTCCCAGCTCCGGGAAGTCGTCCGACCTGCATGGATTTGAGCCCGTCAGGTTGACGGTCGCAAACCATTCCGGTGACGTCACCAACATGGTCGGGCCAGGGACAGGGTGTCCCCGCCCTCGGGAAGGGCGTCCATGGCCGCGGACACCCTTCGGACCCCCACCGAGACAGCTCGGACCCTTCGAGGGTGGGAGCTGTCTCCCACTCTTCAGGGCTACACGCTGTCGTGTAGCCCGCGCTCCACACGGGTCCTGCTGGGACCTCTGTCAGGGGTACGCATTACTGCGTAGGCCTTCGCGACAGACACCCTGTCCGGCGCGACAACGTTCCGCCCTTCAGCGCGTGGCACCTCGCGGAGGGGCTGGGGGTGCCACGCGGGAGAGGGTTACAGCTCAGAATGGGTGCCACGCATCGTGGCACCCATTCGTAGCACCTGCCGTGGCAGGGGTGTGGCACCCCGTGGCAGCAAGATCAAATCTTGTTCGCGCGCAGCCCACGCGCAGCCGTACGAAGATTCGGAATCCGAAGGTTTCGACGGTGAGCCCGTCAGGGTGACGGGCTCACCGCGGGGTCAGTCGACGTTGGGCCGCTCGGGCATCAGGTACCGCTGGGCGTCGTCGTCGTAGCCGATCACGTCGGCCTCGATGAGCTTCTTGAGTTGCTTCTGCGCCCACGCCCTCGACATGTCGGTGGACTCCCACAGTGGCCTCAGATCGCGGGTGGCGAAGTCGCGGGCCCCGCCGTCCCACAGCCCCTTCAGGTGCGTCATGAGCGCCGCCCCGCGCTCCTGCGGGGTCATCGTCACCGTGGGCGGGGTGAACTCCCATTCGGGGTCGTCGGGGTCGTCGGCGATCGGGTCGTCCAACCCGGCCTGCACGCCCGGGTCGGGGTCGTCGGTGTCCAGGTACTCGGCTGCCACGTTGCGCACCTCCTCATCATCGTCGTCCTCGGTGTCGTCGTCGAGGTCGGCGGGACGCTCCAGCAGAGCGGTGGCCACGCCGAGTGGCTGCGCTCCGCCGGTCAAGCGGGACAGGGCCGCGGTGCCCTCGTCGACGGCCTTCGCCGCGGCCGGCCACTGCGCGGCGTGCTCGCGCATGGCAGCGTTGGCCCGCTCGTCGTCGAACTCGCCGGCGGCATCCAGCCCCCATGCGTACGTACGGAGCGGCATCGCGATCCGATCGTCCGGGATGCTGGGAGCGTCCCAATAGACCATGCCGGGCTGCTTGTTCGACCACAGCTCAGGCCGGGCATTGGCGTCCTGCTGGGCTTCGCTCAGACCGAACCCGGCGTCGTGGGCGGACTCGACACCGAAGCACGCCTTGGCGAGCTGCCCGCGCGCCAGGGTCGGCATCTGCGTGTAGTCGCTGCGCTGCAGGCTCATCACGATCGTGCCGCCGGCCGACCGGATCGCCTTCAGCATCGACAGGAAGTCATCTTGTTCCTTGTCGGTCAGGCAGTCGTAGATGTCGGGGAACTCCTCGAACCAGACGATCCAGTAGGTCAGGCCGCATCCCTTCTTCCACTTCTGCAGACCCTTCGCACTGAGCTGGTCGGTGCGCTCCTTCACCTTGGCCTGCAGCTCGCGGATCATTGCCTTGACGCCGGCCTTGGTCGTCTCGAACCGGTGCAGGGATTCAGCGAGCGGGCCGAGCGTCTGATCCCCCTTGGTGATGTCGCCGGCGAACACCGCGACGTCATGGCGGGTGACGATCTCCCCGAGGAGGTTCCACGCCCCGCCGATGGACTTCCCGGATCCGGTCTGCCCCATGATCTGCAGGTGGTGGCCCACGATGACGTAGGCCAACTCATCGAGGTCCTGCCACAGGCCGTGGCGCAGCGCCTCGGCGATCGACCCACCCGGGCGGGACGGTCCCGGCCACGGGATCGGGCGCTTCATCACCCGCGGGTCGCTGATGGTGACCTTCGCCTTGCTGCCGTCGTCGGGGTCGATGGCCGTGGTGATCGACCCCGGCGGCAGGCCGATGCCGGATTCGACGTAGGGGACCTTCTTGGTCAGGTCGTCGGCGATCTGCCGGCCGGGCTCCAGCTGTATGTCTCCCTCGACCTTGTGGGCGGTCGCCGCGGTGGTGCGTGCCTCGATCGCGGGCATGCCCGCAGCGGCGGCGCCCTGGCCGAACAGCAGCGCCAGCGGATCGGCGATGACGCCGGGTGCGTCCCAGCCCTTCAGCCGGATGACGGTGCGGATGTTCCACGTCAACGCCATGGTGAATCCGCCGATGAGTACCAGACGGCCGGTGACCACGGTCGTCGAGCCGTTGATCGTGGCCGCGGTCACCCACAGACCCGAGGCCAGCGTCGTGGCCGTGGTGTGGATGCGCCCCCAGTGGCCCCGGGCGTGCGACTGGCCGTAGGTGACGCCGGTCAGCACCAGCACGGCGGTACTCATCAGGAACGCCGTCCACGCGACCACCTGCGGGTCGTTGGAGGCGAGGATGGCGTGGAACGCCGAGCCGACACCGAAGGTGAGCACGCCGACGACCCACGGGCCGGCCAGCGTCACCAGCTTCGACACGCCCTTGGCGACGACCTTGTCCATCGACGACTCGGGGTCGACGGCCGCGAGCTCCTTCGTCCGGGTGGCCATCAGTTGTCCTCCCAGTTGAAGACGGGCTTCTTCTTGTCCTTGACCGCGGGGAGCTGGTCGATGAACTCTTTCCGGAACTGGGCGTGGAACTTCACCAGCTCGACCCCGGCGCCCTTCTGCAACTCCGCGGCCCGCTTCAACCGGCGCACCACGCGCCGGGCCCGCAGGCGCACGTCCGGGGCGCCCATCAACGCCAGCACCGGGTGACCCTTGAAGCTCCGGATGAGCACCGCGTACAGCTCGTCAGCGCCGATGAGGAACTCTCCGTGCAGGTCCCGGCACAACGCCCGGCCGACCTTGGCGTATTCGGTGATGGCCCGCGGACCACCCCACGGGATGTTGCTCAACTCGGGGATGCGGGACTTGCCCGTCCTGTCCGCAGTCACAGCTCGTCCTCCTGGTCATCGTCGATCACGTCGGCTTCGTGGACGTGGTTCTTGCCGGTGCGGTAGGCGTCGCCGAACACCCGGGCGGTATCCCGGGCGTCGTAGCGGAGCGGCCGGGCGCCGGCGAGCGCGGCCACCAGGTCATCGAGCGCGGTCAGCAGCAGGCGGATCACCGCCCAGATGCCCGACCAGATGCTGGGGCGGGGGACATGGTGAATCATGGAGATCTCCATTCAGGTGGAGACCCGCCCCCGGACCTGTCTTGGTCGGTTGATCCGGGGGCGGACCTGGTTTCAAGGGGTGGGGTCAGGCAGAGGTCGAGCTGTGGCCGTTCATCGCGGCGGTGCGGTTCCGCCACTCGCGTTCCCGCCACTGCTGCCGAAGGACCTTGATCGGAGGCCCGGCGAAGACCTCGGCAGGCGTCATGCCCGCGGTCAGCTCCTCATCGGTCGGCTCGTCGCCCCAAGGGCCGTCCCACGGCCGCTCGACGTCCTCGGCGGGTCGCTTCGGGTCAGGCATGTTCCACGCCTTGCGGACGATGAACTTGGCCGTCTCGTCCAGGCCGTCCGCCTCCAGGTCGGCCTCAGTCGGCGGGTTCTCCTTCGTGAACTTCACAGCGAGATCCATGACGCGCAGCGCTTCCTCATCCTCGGTGATCTTCCGTGAGGGAGCGGCGGGGACCGGGGTTCTGTCCTCGACGGCGTTCTGTCCTCGGACGACCGAGGTCGGCTTCGCTTCGGCGAGCTGGTCGAGGTACGCCTTGACCTTCGCAGCGCGGGGCTGGCCGATGCGCAGTTCCCGCTTCAGACGGCTCAGCGCAGGCGCCTGTCCCTCGGCGATCTCGGTCGCGTACCTGTCTGCGGCCACCGGGAACAGCTCGTCAGGCGCGGGTGTGAGAACCGGCATCGGCGCAGGTGACAGCGCAGGTGCGGCGGGTACGGGCTCGACCGGCGGCACGTCCACAGGGGCATCAGCCGTACCCGGCTCAGCCGCGGGGGGCGTCTCGATCCTTTCGAGGGTGTCACCGCTGACACCCTCGGGTGCGACTCCGCGGCGAATCATCCCCATCAGCAGCTCGTAGGACAGAACGAGGGCGACGGCCGGCCACGCGGCGACGATCGCGCCGACCGGACCGTGAGCCCACCCGTGAGCCACGTTCGCCGCGAGGGTGGCCAGGATGCCCAGAGCGAGCGTCCACCGCGCCAACGCAGGGACCGGCAGGCCCCGGCGGGCAGCGTCGAGCAGGACCATCGAAGAGGCGAAGATCGCCCCGTCGATCGTCAGCGGAACCAGGTAGGCGGTCAGACCGGACTCGCCGTTGAGGACAACCACCTCGTAGGCGTGGCGGTAGGACACCACCGCGGCGACGGCCGCCAGGAGCAGCACGACGACGGTCGTAGCGAAGCGGATCATCGGGCGTCTCCCTCGGCGTTTCCGGCCACTTCCCACTCCTGGGGCTCGATCAGCTTCTGAGTGCGCAGCAGCGCCGCGGCGAAGTCGCCCGCGTTCTGGATCGTCAGCGCGTTGAGGACGTCGCCGAAGTCGGCCGCGATCGTCGGCTTGATCTCCATCAGCCCGCGGTAGTCGCCCCTGGGGTAGATGATCCGCACGTTCCCCTCGGGGAACGCGCCGTTCTCGTCGGTCTGGAGGAGCAGCACGGACGGCGGGCCATTGAAGAGGAACGCGGCGTGGAAGTCATCGCCGGGCTTGTGCTCGTGCGTGCACCATGGCGGGCACGGGGTGGAAGTCGGTACGGTCTCAGACACGGTTCTGTCTCCTGGGTCAATCAGGGGATGGGGTCGAGGCCCCGAGCCGGTGGTTGCACACCGGCCCGGGGCCGTACTGCTAAGAGGGGTCGGACTGGCCGCGGCCCTCGGCGACGAGCCGCAGCAGGTGAGCGGCGAACTCCTCGACCTCGACCAGCGACAGGTAGTAGGCGGTGCCCTTGTCGGCGGAGTCGATGAGGCAGACGCGCGGCTCGACCTCCCGGTAGCCCTGCACGAGGTCGGCCATCAGCGCGTTGGGGCGGTACTCCGGCCTGGCGGCCGTACCGAAGTTCTCGAAGTCCATGGTCAGCAGGTCAGTGCCGTGAATGACGCTCATGTGCTGGCGGTCTTCGGGGTGGTCGGTGGCCCGGTGCTGCTCGGTGCACCAGGTGGGGCACGGTGCGGCGAGCCAGGTCGGCGGGTTCGCGGCGGCGTCCCGCTCCCAGGCGTGGTTCTCGCACTCGACGACCTTGACGTCGAGCAGGACGCCGGCGGGCTTGAGGATGCTGTCGGAGGCGCCGCACTGCACGCACGCCCGGCCGTTGCGCTGAGCGGGGGACAGGCTGTCCTTCGCGAGGTTCAGGTTGCAACCCGCGATGTGGGAGGTGCACTCGAAAAGCTGCCCGTGCTCGCCGGTCCCCGCAGGGGTCATCGGGGCGTCGGTTGCGGCGCAGCGGATACAGGCGATGCCGTCGAGCTGGTCGGCGGTGAGCCTGATGATGTCGCTAAGGTTGTGCACAGTCGTACTCCTGTATGCGCAGGGGTGGGGCAAGGGCCCGTTCGGTGGTGAGACACCGGGCGGGCCCGTTTTGCTGTGGTGCTGGTGTTGCTGAGGCGACTGTACGTCTCAGGCATTCACCTGTCAATGGAAGACATTCGCCTATCTTAGGTATCCGCCCGGTGCTGACATGCGCCCGTCAGGGATCTACACTGCGAGTCATGAAGCGCCCTGAGTCGCCATGGACACCCGTAGGCATTGATGGCATCGCCGAGCACCTCGGCGTCTCCGAGAACACCGTCGTCACTTGGCGCCGGCGCTCGACGAAGGAGTGGGTCAACGTCGCCAAGTTCCCCGACCCTGCGGGGAAGATCTCCGGTCGGGACTGGTGGTGGCTCGCCGACATCATCGACTGGGCAAAGTCCACCGGCCGGATCAAGGAAGGAGGGCAAGGTGGCGCGTGATACTTCCCGTGATACTGCCGCGTGTGCATCCGCGTGTATCTGGATGCTCTCGACATGATCGCGAGATGCCTGGAGTCCAGCTCAGACAGGCATCGCGGGTATCCGCTTGTCCCTCGATGATCTCGCCGTCCTAGGAGTTCAAGTCCCCCCTCGGACACAAATCTTTTGCACATGTGGAGGCCGGGTTGAACCCGAGCCTCCACGAGTCGTTTCCGGGCATTGCTCAGCGGGCACCCGCTCGACGGTTGGGCGCCCATAGTCGGCCGGCGGCGAGCCGGCCTCGGCGATGCTCAGCCCCGCCTGGGGATCGGAGCGAGCAGGCCCGGATACCGGTCGCGGCTTGACTTCGAGCGCGCTCCAAAACCTAACGTCGCAGCCATGAGTGATTCAACGCTGACAGAGACCACCGCCGACGTGCGCAGT from Streptosporangium sp. NBC_01756 includes the following:
- a CDS encoding GntR family transcriptional regulator translates to MTVDQLDSTPLWEQLAEILRQRIRAGDLEPRQVLPSESQLQQEHGVARGTVRRAMRALGEQGWTVTIQGRGTFVAERENWPAES
- a CDS encoding DUF2637 domain-containing protein codes for the protein MIRFATTVVVLLLAAVAAVVSYRHAYEVVVLNGESGLTAYLVPLTIDGAIFASSMVLLDAARRGLPVPALARWTLALGILATLAANVAHGWAHGPVGAIVAAWPAVALVLSYELLMGMIRRGVAPEGVSGDTLERIETPPAAEPGTADAPVDVPPVEPVPAAPALSPAPMPVLTPAPDELFPVAADRYATEIAEGQAPALSRLKRELRIGQPRAAKVKAYLDQLAEAKPTSVVRGQNAVEDRTPVPAAPSRKITEDEEALRVMDLAVKFTKENPPTEADLEADGLDETAKFIVRKAWNMPDPKRPAEDVERPWDGPWGDEPTDEELTAGMTPAEVFAGPPIKVLRQQWREREWRNRTAAMNGHSSTSA
- a CDS encoding DUF6907 domain-containing protein; translation: MSETVPTSTPCPPWCTHEHKPGDDFHAAFLFNGPPSVLLLQTDENGAFPEGNVRIIYPRGDYRGLMEIKPTIAADFGDVLNALTIQNAGDFAAALLRTQKLIEPQEWEVAGNAEGDAR
- a CDS encoding DUF6907 domain-containing protein — its product is MHNLSDIIRLTADQLDGIACIRCAATDAPMTPAGTGEHGQLFECTSHIAGCNLNLAKDSLSPAQRNGRACVQCGASDSILKPAGVLLDVKVVECENHAWERDAAANPPTWLAAPCPTWCTEQHRATDHPEDRQHMSVIHGTDLLTMDFENFGTAARPEYRPNALMADLVQGYREVEPRVCLIDSADKGTAYYLSLVEVEEFAAHLLRLVAEGRGQSDPS